GCCGCCTACAAACTCTGGTATGGCCCGTAAAGTGCCACCTCGGAGAACCGTCTCCACCGCCTCCTGGCACACGTGCCAGTTCCCCGTCTGGAGCAGCCCCACCACTCCGTTCACCGGATTCACCGTCCTTCCCACCGCTTCATATAGCAAAGACTGAAACAAAGCTGACCAAAAAAAGCAACAAATATGAATAACGTATACCGAACATTACATCTACTCTTCTACCACTAGATTGGTCTAACAGTACCCATCGgaccttaatttttattttatttaaggtTAATCCAAGAGCTGTTGCACGTCATTTTTTCAGTTGTATATATACAGCAATATTTCTCTTGGAAAATAATATGAGCATATATGGGGGTGTGGGTATGTACCAGGTCGTTGGCAATCGGCGACGTTGGAGATGAAGGACATGAGGCAGGCACGGCCGAAGAACTTGGCGACGAAGACGGTGGCGTGGGCTTGGGCTTGGGGGGTGTCTATCCATTGCAGGCATTGTCGAAGCATGCAGTTGTCGCTGCAACCCTTTCGAAGAATCCGGCAGCCATTGCAGCTCATCTTCGGCACATTcacttcagagagagagagagagagagagagagagagagagagagagggtggtGAAGGTAGAAGAGAGGCGTGGCTTTGAGGAGGGTATATAATGTGAGGGCGCATGTGGAGTAAAAGTGGGTAATAATTATTGGAGGATTGGTTAACCATGGTTAGTTTTAGGTGGAGTCTGGATTTTTCTAATTTCCCATGGCCCATGGGttcaatatatttatatagaatCTGAATATTTTCTGGATTTTAGTGGgggaatatatatttattatataaatacataataatAAATGTGACTCTGCCCATGGTTTTAGTTAACTATGCTTAAATTGGTGGGGGCAATTAGGGACGGGCAGGGTTCCAAAGAAGTGGGTGATGAGATCGGCTCCGTGTCTCCGCAAATGGTGATCGTTGGTTGCTCCACCGTCGATTCTCATACATGAATATCTACGACCAGATTCTTTCTCTTTATCATGGCTTCGTACTTGGTCGGCAGATGTCGGAGGACCTTTGTTTGttatacaattattattattttttttttcaaatcttcaaaataaaaccttaacaaacaactccaaatataaagaataatattatatgcaaaatttttattttattaggttgATGTGCAACTACGGACGGAGCCAAATGACATTATGGGTAGGGGATAGGGACCAAAAAATTTTATTAGCGAGCGCCGGTAgactaattattttttcttcttcttaatatatatatattttacctcAAAATTTTTTGATTCTTAGGATTTGTGGGTATAGGCATGGCCTATAATAACCCCCGCAAATTCGTTACAGTGTGCCACATCAATCCTTAAATAAGTTgtcgttaaaaaaataaaaaattaagtgttGTTTGGTATTGTCACATCAGGCATGAGCCAAGGCGGATCCAAAAACTTTAGTTTGGGggcaaattttttatttatattttaaataattggaGGAGGGAGGAAATTAATTATTGAGGGTTTacctcataatatatatatttgggtctATCCCTGACATCAGTCTAATCGGATGAAAGTGAGATAAGAgtgtaatatataacatttttcaaatgcaaaatactcaaaattatttttatctttatttcacATTagaacaggtttttttttttccaaaaaaaaaaaaaaaaccctcataaAAAGCACTAACAAACAAAGAAGGTTTTGAGAGCGTGGTGGACACTCTTCATTGCTTCAACTATAGGCTATTGTGGTATTCCATAAAGTAATTGGGAATTCAACATTTCACTATTGGAGCATATAAAAAGCATGGGTCAGCCTGCCATTACCATCTAAGTTgctataaattaattaatgtgcATGCCTTCTTTTGGGTAAGCCtgcctttgtgtttttttttttttctctaatctTCTGTTTTATTCACTAATGGGGGAATCTATAGCCCAAATGTTGAACCAATAGGGGAACTCAATAGTCTAGGCATTCCATAAAGTTAATTAGCAAATGCTAAAATTATGTATACATTGTCTTGTTCATACACAAGTGTGGATCTGACAGTAGCTCATTGCTCAAACGTTGGACCATTGGGGGGGAACCAATCATGCATCAAAGCATTTCCATAAAGTTAACAAATGCTAATGAATTGTATATTCATTATATTCTTTacatgatataaaaatataaaattgtggGTGTAAacctactttttttcttcttcttcttcttttataattattggggggggggggggggggggggtgggagGTTGGAATTGTGGAACAACGTCGAATTTCTCCAATTCAGTCTATTATATTGGCATGTATTcaaaatgcattttaaaaagGCTAATACTATTTAATAGACTATTATACGGTTAGTATACAACTGTCACGTCAATAATTTGTATGACAGTCACATAACAGCTAACCTACTATATAGCATTACACTTTAAAAAATgcatatggaaattacatgtaTTTTGAATACATATCaatatcagtttaatagactgagtTGCAGTGACAGAGCCAAATAATTGACATTGGAGGGACCGATAAACATAATTTAAGATAGAAATAATTTCGATAGTTTTAAACTTTGACATGCTTCATAAACCTAAATTTTCCAAGTTAAATTACAACTCCATAAGagacaatcaatttttttttaaaaaaaacaacaatataaGTAATTATAGAATCACCGACTTTTTTTGTTTATCATGAAAGAGACATGGTCATTAGAGAAATAGGATTATAGGAATAGCATAAATAAGATAAAGCGAAGAAAAAATACCAACATAAATGCTGCCTAATACGACCTCAGTGTAAAGCTCTGTTCAAATATtaagaagaagatgaattagAATGAAAGTTATACAACCTGTACGTGTAGAGTGGGATCAGTGGATTATcacaagaaggaaaattttgatTGAGTAATAATGtgctataatagaaaatagaacACAAAAAAGCGagcaaagaaatgaaagaaagataGTGTCAAAGTCTCAAAGAAATGTGTAAGTACCACCAAAGATATCAGAGATGAGAATGATGGCAAGCTTGGAGTCCGGGGAGCCACTGAGCTTCAAGGTCGCCTTCGCCTGGGTCGGCAATGCAATAATGCCTTCCACAGTTTCCCTTCCAGTTCCAAACTTCCTTttttccaccactaaccacaggCACCACAAAATGCAAGGTTATGTCCCCGAGCCTATGTGGGTGAGGGTGATTTTTGTCCCCCTGGTTATGTTTCCAGTGGTGGTTTTTTCCTCCCGAATCTAGATCCGGTGGAGGTTGTGtcgtttttctttgttttgttgttgtttgtttggtgCAAACAGGAGATTTCTGGTCCAGGACCGTGGTGAACGGCGGGTGTTGGTGGTTTCTTGCAGAGATGTTGTCAATGCTAGATCTACAAGACTTGGCTGGAATTTCTCCGACAAGGACCTTTCTGTTGTGGTCGCCGGCCTCCTCTGGTCATGGTGGTCACTTGAAGAGCCCGTGCAGTCGTTCTGATTTTGATGCGTGACCAGCACGCGCCGGGGGTTTATTTCTCAATTCATGCGCGCGTAGGTCACCGGTCACTTATCCGGTCTCGGATAGTGACGATCTAGACCTTTGAAGGTTGTCCGACGTAAGGGGGTCCCCGACGAAGGTGCATGCTCTACACGCTCGGCTCCGGCGGGGTTCTTCCGGCTCTTATTTTCCGGGGGTTTTCTGTTTGTCTTTATTTGTAAATTCTTGCTCTTATTCACAGTCTACCGTAATGGTAGCTGCTTCAAGCTAATTTTCTAGCTTTGTGGGTAGAGAATCTTTTTCTCTATCCACTCCGACAGCCTTTGGGCGATAGCATCGTTGTACTTGGGTGCCTGTTCTTTGTGTAATTTTTGTCCCGATTGTATCCTTTTTGGGGCGATTTCTTAATAATGAAGATGGCACTGTACCTGTTAAAAAAATGCAAGATTGACGATTTCTTGAGAAGTTTCTtctaagtttttttcttttcccatgTAATCAAGTCTATATGTCATTTCCTATTTCCCTGACTTTTGATAGAGTGTAACAGTGATACTAGTGGTAGTAGGTTGAGGTGCTGTCGAGTCGTCGATTGTCGTGCTGAGCTAAAAGCCTAGAAGTATGGCGTATGGGGATGGGG
The sequence above is drawn from the Alnus glutinosa chromosome 11, dhAlnGlut1.1, whole genome shotgun sequence genome and encodes:
- the LOC133882189 gene encoding LOB domain-containing protein 37-like, whose product is MSCNGCRILRKGCSDNCMLRQCLQWIDTPQAQAHATVFVAKFFGRACLMSFISNVADCQRPALFQSLLYEAVGRTVNPVNGVVGLLQTGNWHVCQEAVETVLRGGTLRAIPEFVGGEVSNVAETSDVDHHHRHHGSEAHGEQLYVSPLDLDLCLTASLNARMEEVGGGRKRRRSSTTARETTPSEESETTTLGSNYYSSGGGREAGGDHQRKTLKLFVS